Proteins found in one Apostichopus japonicus isolate 1M-3 chromosome 16, ASM3797524v1, whole genome shotgun sequence genomic segment:
- the LOC139983011 gene encoding octopamine receptor-like, whose protein sequence is MEMIQSTEPSVGFTQSDAQATLKTSTGAESLTFAVIFLVFTVLISVVGTFGNLLIFITIVLYPKMRSVTNYVILSLAVTDLTVCMVTIPIAIYNGINLNIWRLGPIVCYLWSMGDFLLTTTSIWHLCVLSIDRYLALFRPHWYRTKRKTWFALLLISISWGIGIMIALSTLIGSDGYYHNVYGTVFCFIMIPTAGFAVFVFSVSFAIPTCILLAVYMKMKFTFWGWVARVDIPVVASGLQNKVDNAGGQDGERLAVTSTSRSMTGEPSLQKPPSNGPSLLTSQAWMGSSSDCLSSEATKKQHPEIMEAYPAAQGVEAEKKTDKKKKTRNIGYKKEDRKKNLKKEKKAAIVIAIVVITFLVCWGPFFIVAIISSLCSSCTLMEGIFPIVNWLGYSNSALNPIIYTIFNHRFRSAFKNILLFKFSKRHDIG, encoded by the coding sequence ATGGAGATGATCCAATCAACAGAACCATCGGTTGGTTTTACACAGAGCGATGCCCAAGCGACGTTAAAAACGTCCACAGGAGCAGAGAGCCTGACGTTCGCCGTAATATTTCTAGTGTTCACGGTTTTGATATCTGTAGTGGGGACTTTTGGcaacttattaatattcattaccATAGTGTTGTATCCCAAAATGCGAAGCGTTACCAACTACGTCATATTATCACTAGCAGTGACCGACCTTACGGTTTGCATGGTAACAATCCCCATTGCGATATACAATGGAATCAATCTCAACATTTGGAGACTTGGTCCTATCGTCTGCTATTTATGGTCGATGGGTGATTTTTTATTGACAACCACCTCCATATGGCATCTCTGCGTACTTTCTATTGACAGATATCTGGCCCTATTTCGGCCTCATTGGTATAGAACCAAGCGGAAGACATGGTTTGCGTTGCTACTTATTTCCATCTCCTGGGGTATAGGTATTATGATTGCTCTTTCAACATTAATTGGTTCAGATGGATACTACCATAATGTTTACGGTACCGTCTTTTGTTTCATAATGATTCCAACAGCCGGTTTTGCCGTATTCGTATTTTCAGTCTCCTTTGCTATACCGACATGTATCCTGCTCGCAGTGTACATGAAAATGAAGTTCACATTCTGGGGCTGGGTTGCAAGAGTAGATATACCGGTAGTAGCTTCTGGTCTCCAAAATAAAGTAGACAATGCAGGAGGACAGGACGGAGAAAGGCTAGCAGTCACATCAACTTCACGTTCGATGACCGGCGAACCATCACTTCAGAAACCACCGAGCAATGGTCCAAGTCTATTGACCAGTCAAGCATGGATGGGGAGTTCTTCAGACTGTTTATCGTCAGAAGCTACGAAGAAACAGCACCCAGAAATAATGGAAGCATATCCAGCGGCACAGGGAGTTGAGGCcgagaagaagacggataagaagaagaagacaaggAATATCGGATACAAGAAGGAAGACCGaaagaaaaacttgaaaaaagagaagaaagcaGCTATTGTTATCGCTATTGTAGTCATAACGTTTCTTGTATGCTGGGGACCTTTCTTTATCGTTGCAATTATATCATCCTTATGCTCCTCTTGTACTTTGATGGAGGGCATTTTTCCAATTGTAAATTGGCTTGGCTATAGCAATTCGGCGCTTAATCCAATTATATACACTATTTTCAACCACAGATTTCGATCAGCTTTCAAGAACatacttttatttaaattttcaaaaagacATGACATCGGTTAG